From the Selenomonas sp. oral taxon 920 genome, the window CTGCGCGACGATGTGGTCACCCACATGAGCCAGAGCCTGGAACGTCGCCGTGATCGCTGCCGCTCCAGAGGAAAACGCGAGTGCCGCCGCGCCCCCCTCGAGTGCTGCGATGCGCTTCTCGAACACGTCCTGCGTCGGATTCATGAGCCGCCCGTAGATATTGCCAGGGTCTTTGAGTGCGAAACGATCGGCGGCATGCTGTGCATTGTGGAACACGTACGATGTCGTCTGGTAGATCGGCACCGCACGCGCATCCGTCACAGGATCCGCCTGCTCCTGTCCAACGCGCACCTGCAGGGTTTCAAAATGGTATTTTTTCTCGCTCATGGTAAGTCCCCTTTTCCATTTTCGAAAACACATAGTTTATAGCTATGAATTATATACAAAACATCGGATTTGTCAAGGAAAACTTTTATTGAGATTCAGCTCTTGCATTATTTAATAATTACTATTGACAAGTAGCGATATCTGCGCTATAATTGCACACGTAATGAGATATAAAACAGATGCCACGACATCTGCGGAACAACAAAACGAAAGGGGATTCACTACTATGAAACACACGAATATGTCTGAACTCACAAATGCAATCAACGGCTACATCGCCAACATCGGCGTCGGCTACATCAAGCTGCACAACCTCCACTGGAACGTGGTTGGCTCGCAGTTCAAGGCGGTACACGAGTATCTCGAGTCTCTCTATGATTCCTTCGCGGATGTACTTGACGAGACGGCAGAGCTCCTCAAGATGGCAGATGCACAGCCGGTCGCAAGCCTCAAGGGCTACCTTGAAATCGCAACGATCAAGGAGCTCCCGGACGAGAAGATTGACCAGAAGAAGGTGCTTGAGATCGTACTCGCCGACCTCGAACTCCTCCAGAATCAGGCACTCGAGATCCGCAAGGCTGCCGATGCGCATGACTGCTTCGGTGTCGCGAACCTCATGGAGGATCACATCACGAACTACGCAAAGCAGATCTGGTTCCTCCGCTCCATGCTCGCATAATCCATTTCTTCCTATACATACAAAAACCGCCGTGCAAATGCGCGGCGGTTTTTGTATGCTCCTCCTTCGGTATACAGAATTCTTTACGAAATCAACATATTTTAGGAAGGAAGTCCATTGCCGAGTCAATCGCTTTTGTCCTATAATAAATACTACAATTCTTTGACAAAAGAGATTTGCCGTATTGATTCCGTTTGTACGAAAGGAGCTCTCTATGCGAAAAAGAGCAGTTTCTCTGCGCCGTCTGCCCCTCATCATCGGAGCGACGATACTCTTGAGTGCGCCCGCAGCCTTTGCCGCCTCGAACAATGCCCCCGACGCACCCGTGCCGCTGCCCGCGTCACATAAGATGCAGGCATCCCCCATGACCGTGGGCAGCGCCGCCCTCTCCCCCGCAGCAGAGGCACAGCTGACGAAGCGTCTGGATGCGATGCTCGGCGACACGGGGACGAAGGTTCCGGGACTCGGCGTTGTGCTCTATCGAAATGGGCAGGAAGTCTACAGTCACTTTGCGGGCAGCCGCCGCTTCCTCACACAGAATCCCGCAGCGGCGGAGCCAATTACACGCGACACGCGCTTCCGCATCGCCTCCGTATCGAAACAGTTCACCATCTTCACACTGATGCAGCTCGTCGAGGCGGGCAAACTCAGCCTCGATGCGGATGTGAGCGATTACCTGGGCTTTCCCCTGCGCAATCCCGCACACCCCAACACACCGATTACAGTGCGGATGCTTGCAAGCCACACATCCTCGCTGCGCGACGGCAAGGTCTACAGCATCCCGCCCTCGGTCAGCGTGCGCGAGTTTTTCACACCCGAGGGACGCTACTACGAAAACGGCGATCACTTCGCTCCTGCGGAGGAAGCACCCGGCAGCTACTTCTGCTACGCGAACATCAACTATGGTCTCCTTGGCACAATCATCGAGAAGGTCACAGGCGAGCGCTTTGATCTCTACCAGAAGGAACATATCCTGAAGCAGCTGAACACGAAGGCGGACTACGTGCCCGGAAACCTCGCCAAAAAGGACTTTGCGAAGCTCGGCACGATCTATCAAAAGAAAGACGAGAACGGCAGCTGGGACGAGCACGGTCCTTGGTACGGAAAGGCGGACGACTACGGCGGCAAGCAGCCGAAGAAGGAGTCCATCTACCTGCAAAACCCGTACGCCGAGGACATTCAAGGCTGGTTTTCCCTCCGAGGCTATGTTCCCGGCACGAACGCGACAATGCTCTCCCCGCAGGGCGGTCTGCGCATCTCCTACGAGGAACTGACGCACTGCCTCGAGATGCTGATGAACGGCGGCAGCTACCGCGGGCAGCAGATCCTGTCCCCCGCCTCCATCGCCGAGATGCTGCGCCCCCAGTGGCAGTACGATCCGACGCTGAAAAACGGGAGTACGGCAGGCGGCACGCTGCTCTCCTATGGTCTTGGCGAGGTACAGATCGCGGGCGGCAGCACATCGCGCGTCAACCGCACACACGAGATCGATCTCGTCGGCCATAACGGCGAGGCGTTCGGCCTCCTCTCCGGCGTATTCTTCCGCCCGGGGACAAAGGACGGCTTCGTCTACATCATGAACGGCGAGGCTGTTGCCGAGGACGATGATCCGCGCAGCGCGGGACAGTTCAGCGGCAACTATATCTGGGAGGAGGAGATCATGGACGCACTGACCGAGGCACTGCTCTCGGAGAACTAACGGAAACGAAAATGGGGTTGTTGTACGTTGATGTTCGTACAACAACCCCATTTTTACTTGGATGCAGCCGCTGTCATTTCGATTCTGCCCTGTGCTGCGTCTCCTTCATAAAGAACGCAACGACGACAAGCACGGCTTCGAAGGCGACGACGATGATATCGAGTGCCGCCGCATGGCCGAGTGTACTCGTCAGGAAGCCCATCAAGGGGCCCGA encodes:
- a CDS encoding Dps family protein; this translates as MKHTNMSELTNAINGYIANIGVGYIKLHNLHWNVVGSQFKAVHEYLESLYDSFADVLDETAELLKMADAQPVASLKGYLEIATIKELPDEKIDQKKVLEIVLADLELLQNQALEIRKAADAHDCFGVANLMEDHITNYAKQIWFLRSMLA
- a CDS encoding serine hydrolase domain-containing protein, whose protein sequence is MRKRAVSLRRLPLIIGATILLSAPAAFAASNNAPDAPVPLPASHKMQASPMTVGSAALSPAAEAQLTKRLDAMLGDTGTKVPGLGVVLYRNGQEVYSHFAGSRRFLTQNPAAAEPITRDTRFRIASVSKQFTIFTLMQLVEAGKLSLDADVSDYLGFPLRNPAHPNTPITVRMLASHTSSLRDGKVYSIPPSVSVREFFTPEGRYYENGDHFAPAEEAPGSYFCYANINYGLLGTIIEKVTGERFDLYQKEHILKQLNTKADYVPGNLAKKDFAKLGTIYQKKDENGSWDEHGPWYGKADDYGGKQPKKESIYLQNPYAEDIQGWFSLRGYVPGTNATMLSPQGGLRISYEELTHCLEMLMNGGSYRGQQILSPASIAEMLRPQWQYDPTLKNGSTAGGTLLSYGLGEVQIAGGSTSRVNRTHEIDLVGHNGEAFGLLSGVFFRPGTKDGFVYIMNGEAVAEDDDPRSAGQFSGNYIWEEEIMDALTEALLSEN